A single Arcanobacterium canis DNA region contains:
- a CDS encoding type I polyketide synthase, protein MESLKTYCENTPYIALFGGQATPWHTALSEAVAEPIAAHRLENMMQRSDEILAPVLNDVNSICAGPLDLLGADTNEPFASVPGIFAAQVLAYHELALPAPAVAIGHSQGVLAADFVRGDDEGELFALARLIGAAATFTTRMADASAKAGHTPMASIRGITEDQLQPALAGHPDLDLAIRNGHRFFTVSGRPEDLAALEADLDQLSAQARVRRDNKEVGGTARTAVVEYLPVAAPFHSRLLEPAVDQVCQWARVCGLTINVERLARAVLTDQICFDDQMREALETGATWIIDFGPGQALNSITQGLIAGRGIGLANAGSAMARDRIATPGYEWERGADWSVFAPRVARVGGKTVLDTRFSRLTGRSPILLAGMTPTTVEPDIVAAAANAGYWAELAGGGQVTEEIFLEHVRQLREQLEPGRAVQFNTMFMDPYLWGLHFGRERIVSRERANGAPFDGVVISAGIPPVEDALDIVDQLRQGGFPYVSFKPGTVAQIRTVLAIAKEIPNIPVIIQVEDGRAGGHHSWEDMEGLLAPTYGEIRQLPNTVLVVGGGLGVPEHAATFLTGTWSEKFGAQRMPVDAILVGTAAMAAQEAHTSPSVKQLLVDLPGITENDGWVASGSENQAITSGLSHLLADIHEVENASARAGRLILSVQGKPEEREARRDEIIEALSHTAKPYFGDVTTMTYDGMLRRYVELAYPWVDVIFIQRFHDMLQRVEARLNEADHGLIDTIFPDLDSARDPHAALDRLSERYPGAATTYVTQADASWFIEECRTYPKPVPFVPALDDSLLRWWASDNLWQSHDERYDADSVRIIPGPVSVAGITRVDEPVAQILRRFESVAIDAVGGDVSDRFTRMSATPKEFLADVPHILWHGRLVPNPVRVVDSYELVDTEFGADLIITFDQPQGMAHSATSLTIPLILPNAVADGGVPVVDEGRLDHTMRSLLSQIAGVGAVNPMGETISALPQVNIPFGQACHTFTYGKRLGVLHAGVTANTLHAVAAAPIVPSALLGMAWPAIYAAFGSATYEGASVLEGFLGVVHLDHAELLDTRQLREGARIEALSRALEVVDSSAGRIVTVVTQLRDERGDLGSFTDRFAIRGRAQGRDAVDEPSLAGGNWDVRETKRSRLRTVTVTAPTSMEAFAQVSGDYNPIHTSSVAARLAGLDAPIVHGMWLDAAAQHAVMGAGLEHGWQILGWTYRMFGMVNLGATIEIAIDRIGRINGGGLMLEVTSKVDGNVVSVASAAVAGPTTAYVYPGQGIQKQGMTLDLRASSAPINAVWERADAHTRTALGFSILAVVRDNPASITAKGVTYRHPKGVLNLTQFTQVALATVAFAQTEQLRAAGAIEDGSYFAGHSLGEYNALCAYGQIMDLETVLDIVFYRGSTMHNLVPRNEDGSSNYRLGALRPNQFGLTDADVAAYVASVAEASGEFLEIVNYNLLDEQYAVAGTVAGLDALAADAQARALAAGGKGAFMLIPGIDVPFHSSALREGVDEFRTLLDSLLPEHISCESLQNKYVPNLVARPFALTREFFEAVLSACDSPFVADALAHWESIDLVGQRDSLTRALLIELLAYQFASPVRWIETQDLLLRQRGVERFVEVGLGQSPTLANMAAKTLKKPAMRGCEVEVLNLGRDTARVMNDDVVEPPAPAMSEAEEETPVEEQPASQAAAQVSAPSLPAPSASAGPIADLPLDAPDALRILLALENKVTLDQIGDADTLEILTGGVSSKRNQVLMDMSAELTLPSIDGAADLPLAQLASQVATLAHSYRPFGPVLSDAVAQRLRRLFGAAGVKPTQVAERLSNVWNLGAGWAAWTSAVLLLDTREGTSTRGGELATLSTQTPTSAGEVDALIDAAVERVGALHSIAVAQPSAGASSGGVVDSAALDAFSQTITSALEANARDLLDRLGKLNVQADHLEPADTLMETVSGELGSKWPEIVQPRFDAAKAVRLNDRWATAREDVARIALGEEVEANFIGTGEAVARQAEYEADRAINDSLRSRLLMIARDARDTQPGELAGQVAVVTGMTPASIAGGVVRQLLARGATVIATASNISTPRLLAARQMYRHHARGGAELWLVPANLASYRDIDALAEWIGTQVTQTVNAKSVEIKPALTPDLFFPFAAPPVYGTMDGAGAETEIHARVMLWGVERLLTRLAVLGEQWDTEHRMHVVLPGSPNRGLFGGDGGYGEVKAAFDAILNKWRVEPWGKRTTVARARIGWVRGTGLMGGNDPLVTYVESQGVTTYSTDEMADKIITLAGREAREDALDAPLDVDFTGGLGNIDFAALLQQSRNGATQTTPQTTTTLKALPHATSVSLPTSREGDWDSVTARPQDTIVIVGYGEVGPWGSSRTRFAAELGVQADGSFELTAAGVLELAWGMGLLTWHDTPKAGWYNTDDELVDEADIYERYVDEVVARCGIRELTDRDTIADQGVNDAATVFLDRPVTFSVADEDEANAYVAADPQFTTAARVDGEWQVTRAKGATALVPKRTTISRYVAGQMPAGFDPQRWGIPASMLENADLMASWNLVTAVDAFLSSGFTPAQLLAAIHPTQIASTQGTGFGGMESMRKLFLERFRGENIPQDTLQETLANVIAAHTMQAYVGGYGSMVQPVSACATAAVSIEEGVDKIRLGKATFAVTGAIDALSAESLEGFGLMNATASSAVMEEKGINHRFFSRAGDLRRGGFVEAEGGGTVLIARGDLALELGLPVYAVVGYVQSFADGAHTSIPAPGLGALGAGLGGTESSLMRQLRPLGVEADDLAVVSKHDTSTNANDPNEAELHVRLAKAIGRHEGNPLYVISQKTLTGHAKGGAALFQIAGLTQVFATGIIPANRALDNLDPVFEDDDYLVWLRDPLALGKRQTIKAALATSLGFGHVSSVVALVHPGAFEAAVAHEHGHEVLAIWRERSLARRRAGHERIEAAMMGHAPFFEEIEDRRFASNAHETEARMLLDPSARLGENGYYA, encoded by the coding sequence ATGGAATCATTAAAGACTTACTGTGAAAACACCCCCTACATTGCCCTTTTCGGCGGGCAAGCAACCCCGTGGCACACGGCGCTAAGTGAGGCTGTTGCGGAGCCGATTGCGGCTCATCGCCTCGAGAATATGATGCAACGTTCGGATGAGATTCTTGCTCCCGTCCTCAATGACGTGAACTCAATCTGTGCTGGACCACTTGATCTTCTTGGCGCCGACACTAATGAGCCATTCGCTTCGGTTCCGGGTATCTTCGCTGCTCAGGTGCTCGCATATCACGAGCTAGCGTTGCCGGCCCCTGCCGTGGCGATTGGCCATTCCCAAGGTGTCCTCGCGGCAGACTTTGTCCGTGGCGACGACGAAGGTGAACTTTTTGCACTGGCTCGGCTCATTGGTGCCGCTGCCACATTCACCACGCGCATGGCGGATGCCTCGGCGAAGGCTGGGCACACCCCAATGGCATCCATTCGAGGGATCACGGAAGACCAGTTGCAGCCTGCACTGGCCGGTCACCCGGATCTTGACCTTGCAATTCGTAACGGTCACCGCTTCTTCACTGTCTCAGGGCGCCCAGAGGATCTCGCTGCGCTCGAAGCCGATCTTGACCAGCTATCTGCTCAGGCACGTGTACGTCGGGATAACAAGGAAGTCGGGGGCACTGCCCGCACGGCCGTCGTCGAGTACCTGCCCGTTGCTGCTCCGTTCCACTCTCGTCTGCTTGAGCCAGCAGTTGACCAGGTGTGCCAGTGGGCGCGTGTCTGTGGCCTGACGATCAACGTTGAGAGACTTGCTCGTGCCGTTTTGACCGACCAGATTTGCTTCGATGACCAGATGCGTGAAGCACTTGAAACTGGCGCTACCTGGATCATCGATTTTGGCCCTGGTCAGGCATTGAATTCCATCACTCAGGGACTCATCGCAGGACGTGGAATTGGTCTGGCAAACGCTGGTTCGGCGATGGCTCGTGACCGTATCGCAACCCCAGGCTATGAATGGGAACGCGGGGCTGACTGGTCAGTCTTCGCTCCGCGCGTGGCACGTGTGGGCGGTAAAACCGTTCTTGATACACGTTTCTCTCGGCTTACTGGACGCTCACCAATTCTGCTTGCTGGAATGACGCCGACGACGGTCGAACCCGATATTGTGGCGGCTGCTGCGAACGCTGGATATTGGGCTGAACTTGCCGGTGGTGGGCAGGTCACAGAGGAAATTTTCCTTGAGCATGTTCGCCAGCTTCGTGAGCAACTTGAGCCAGGGCGTGCAGTCCAGTTCAACACCATGTTCATGGACCCGTATTTGTGGGGACTGCATTTTGGACGTGAGCGCATTGTGTCACGTGAACGTGCCAATGGCGCGCCCTTCGACGGCGTCGTGATTTCAGCTGGTATCCCGCCGGTAGAGGATGCGCTTGATATTGTCGATCAACTGCGTCAGGGAGGCTTCCCGTACGTGTCATTTAAGCCCGGAACGGTGGCTCAGATTCGTACGGTATTGGCGATTGCAAAGGAGATCCCCAATATTCCCGTCATTATTCAAGTTGAGGATGGCCGTGCAGGTGGCCATCACAGCTGGGAAGACATGGAGGGTTTGCTTGCGCCGACCTACGGCGAGATCCGTCAGCTACCCAACACAGTGTTGGTGGTTGGCGGTGGCCTTGGCGTCCCGGAGCACGCGGCAACCTTCCTCACAGGCACCTGGTCAGAAAAGTTCGGTGCCCAGCGTATGCCAGTGGACGCAATCCTCGTCGGGACGGCAGCGATGGCTGCACAAGAGGCTCACACGTCGCCTTCTGTGAAGCAGCTCCTCGTCGATTTGCCGGGAATCACAGAAAATGACGGCTGGGTGGCCTCCGGAAGTGAGAACCAGGCCATCACCTCGGGTCTTTCGCATTTGCTTGCTGATATTCACGAGGTAGAGAATGCTTCTGCTCGTGCTGGGCGTCTGATCTTGTCGGTTCAAGGCAAACCCGAGGAACGCGAGGCTCGCCGGGATGAGATTATTGAGGCGCTGTCCCACACAGCGAAGCCCTATTTCGGCGATGTCACGACGATGACTTATGACGGGATGCTTCGTCGATACGTCGAATTGGCATATCCATGGGTGGATGTGATCTTTATTCAGCGCTTCCACGATATGCTTCAGCGCGTTGAAGCGCGTTTGAATGAGGCAGACCATGGCCTCATCGACACGATCTTCCCCGACCTTGACAGCGCGCGTGATCCTCATGCTGCCCTTGACCGATTGTCTGAGCGATACCCTGGCGCAGCCACAACATACGTCACGCAGGCGGATGCGTCATGGTTCATCGAAGAATGCCGCACTTACCCTAAACCGGTGCCGTTCGTTCCCGCACTCGATGATTCCTTGCTTCGGTGGTGGGCATCAGATAACCTCTGGCAATCTCACGATGAGCGGTACGACGCCGATTCGGTGCGTATCATTCCTGGCCCTGTTTCCGTTGCTGGAATTACTCGCGTCGATGAGCCGGTGGCACAGATCCTGAGGCGTTTCGAGTCTGTCGCCATCGACGCCGTCGGGGGAGACGTCAGTGATCGCTTCACTCGCATGTCGGCAACTCCCAAAGAATTCCTTGCCGACGTTCCCCACATCTTGTGGCACGGACGTCTCGTTCCTAACCCGGTGAGGGTCGTCGATTCCTATGAACTGGTTGACACTGAATTTGGCGCTGATCTGATCATCACATTCGATCAGCCTCAGGGCATGGCTCACAGTGCAACAAGCCTGACGATTCCGCTGATCCTGCCCAATGCTGTCGCCGACGGCGGGGTTCCCGTTGTCGATGAGGGCAGACTTGACCACACCATGCGTTCGCTTCTTTCCCAGATTGCCGGCGTGGGGGCCGTTAACCCCATGGGAGAGACAATTAGCGCGCTACCGCAGGTCAATATCCCGTTTGGTCAGGCTTGCCACACCTTTACCTACGGCAAGCGACTGGGTGTGCTTCATGCCGGAGTGACAGCAAATACACTGCACGCAGTTGCTGCGGCTCCCATCGTTCCCTCCGCACTTTTGGGAATGGCATGGCCAGCAATCTATGCAGCTTTTGGCTCAGCAACCTATGAGGGCGCAAGTGTCCTGGAAGGCTTCCTTGGTGTCGTCCATCTCGATCACGCCGAACTACTCGATACTCGCCAGTTGCGTGAAGGCGCTCGCATCGAAGCCCTCTCACGTGCGCTTGAGGTCGTTGATTCATCCGCTGGCCGCATTGTCACAGTGGTAACACAACTGCGCGATGAACGCGGTGACCTGGGCTCATTCACTGATCGCTTCGCAATCCGTGGCCGAGCACAAGGACGCGATGCTGTCGATGAGCCATCGCTTGCAGGGGGAAACTGGGACGTCCGCGAAACGAAGCGTTCACGTCTGCGCACGGTCACAGTGACTGCGCCGACGTCGATGGAAGCGTTCGCGCAGGTGTCGGGTGACTACAACCCGATTCACACGTCTTCAGTCGCAGCTCGCTTGGCAGGTCTTGACGCTCCGATTGTTCATGGCATGTGGCTCGACGCCGCCGCTCAGCACGCAGTGATGGGCGCAGGGCTTGAGCACGGATGGCAGATCCTGGGCTGGACGTATCGAATGTTCGGTATGGTCAACCTTGGCGCAACTATTGAGATCGCAATCGACCGTATCGGACGCATCAACGGCGGTGGCCTCATGCTCGAAGTCACCTCGAAAGTGGATGGCAATGTTGTCTCGGTAGCGAGCGCCGCTGTGGCCGGCCCGACGACCGCTTACGTCTACCCGGGTCAGGGCATCCAAAAGCAGGGGATGACACTTGACCTGCGCGCCTCAAGTGCGCCCATCAACGCCGTGTGGGAGCGCGCTGATGCCCATACTCGAACTGCTCTCGGTTTCTCGATTCTCGCAGTTGTCCGCGACAACCCTGCCTCGATTACTGCAAAGGGAGTGACGTATCGCCACCCCAAGGGGGTCCTCAATCTGACCCAGTTCACTCAGGTGGCGCTGGCGACCGTTGCCTTCGCTCAAACCGAACAGTTGCGCGCTGCCGGTGCAATCGAAGATGGTTCCTATTTCGCAGGTCACTCACTCGGTGAGTACAACGCGCTGTGCGCCTACGGCCAGATTATGGATCTTGAAACGGTACTCGACATTGTGTTCTACCGCGGTTCGACGATGCACAACCTCGTTCCCCGAAATGAGGATGGGTCATCGAACTATCGCCTGGGGGCACTTCGTCCGAATCAGTTCGGTCTCACCGACGCCGACGTGGCTGCCTATGTTGCTTCCGTGGCAGAGGCGAGTGGCGAGTTCCTCGAAATCGTCAATTACAACCTCCTTGATGAGCAATACGCGGTGGCAGGGACAGTGGCAGGACTCGACGCGCTCGCGGCCGATGCTCAGGCTCGGGCACTTGCCGCTGGTGGTAAGGGCGCGTTTATGCTCATTCCTGGTATTGATGTTCCCTTCCATTCAAGTGCTTTGCGTGAGGGTGTGGATGAATTCCGTACCCTGCTCGACTCGCTCCTTCCTGAGCACATCAGCTGCGAATCGCTCCAAAACAAATATGTGCCGAACCTCGTGGCCCGACCATTCGCCCTGACACGTGAGTTCTTCGAGGCTGTGTTATCAGCATGTGACTCGCCATTCGTGGCCGATGCGCTTGCGCACTGGGAATCGATTGACCTTGTGGGACAGCGTGACTCGCTCACACGTGCATTACTGATTGAACTGTTGGCTTACCAGTTCGCTTCACCGGTGCGCTGGATCGAAACCCAAGATCTCCTCTTGCGTCAGCGAGGCGTCGAACGTTTCGTTGAAGTGGGACTTGGCCAGTCGCCGACACTGGCGAATATGGCTGCAAAAACCCTGAAGAAACCGGCTATGCGTGGTTGCGAGGTCGAGGTTCTCAATCTCGGCCGAGACACTGCTCGCGTGATGAATGACGACGTGGTGGAACCTCCCGCCCCTGCCATGAGCGAGGCTGAGGAAGAAACTCCTGTAGAAGAACAGCCAGCTTCGCAAGCAGCTGCGCAGGTGAGCGCTCCGTCGCTGCCGGCACCGTCGGCGTCGGCAGGTCCGATCGCAGATCTTCCACTTGACGCTCCTGATGCCCTGCGTATTCTTCTGGCGTTGGAAAACAAGGTCACGTTGGATCAAATCGGTGATGCGGATACGCTCGAAATCCTTACAGGTGGCGTCTCATCCAAGCGCAACCAGGTGCTGATGGATATGTCCGCGGAGCTCACGTTGCCGTCCATCGACGGCGCGGCAGATCTTCCGCTCGCACAGCTGGCATCGCAAGTTGCGACGCTTGCGCATTCCTACCGCCCCTTTGGCCCGGTGCTGTCTGACGCCGTTGCTCAGCGCCTGCGCAGGCTCTTCGGTGCTGCCGGAGTCAAGCCAACCCAGGTTGCTGAACGTCTGTCGAACGTGTGGAATTTGGGAGCTGGATGGGCTGCATGGACGAGCGCGGTGCTCTTGCTCGATACCCGCGAAGGGACATCGACGCGTGGCGGCGAACTTGCCACCTTGTCAACCCAGACACCGACGTCGGCAGGTGAGGTTGATGCGCTGATTGATGCGGCTGTGGAACGGGTCGGCGCCTTGCACTCGATCGCGGTAGCTCAGCCCTCAGCAGGGGCAAGTTCAGGTGGCGTCGTAGACTCAGCGGCACTTGACGCGTTCTCACAGACGATTACTTCTGCGCTGGAAGCCAATGCCCGTGATCTTCTTGATCGCCTCGGCAAGCTCAACGTCCAGGCTGATCATCTTGAGCCTGCTGACACTCTGATGGAAACGGTGAGCGGCGAACTGGGGTCGAAGTGGCCTGAGATTGTTCAGCCACGATTCGACGCTGCCAAAGCTGTGCGTCTCAACGATCGTTGGGCAACCGCCCGCGAGGACGTGGCACGGATTGCGCTCGGAGAAGAAGTCGAAGCAAACTTCATCGGAACGGGTGAGGCCGTTGCTCGCCAGGCAGAGTACGAAGCTGACAGAGCGATCAACGATTCGCTGCGATCACGTCTGCTGATGATTGCTCGGGATGCCCGGGACACCCAACCTGGTGAACTTGCAGGTCAGGTTGCTGTGGTAACGGGCATGACACCAGCATCGATCGCAGGTGGTGTTGTCCGTCAGCTCCTGGCTCGCGGCGCTACCGTGATCGCGACTGCCTCAAACATCTCCACACCACGTCTGCTTGCAGCACGCCAGATGTACCGACACCATGCACGTGGGGGAGCTGAGCTGTGGCTCGTGCCTGCCAACCTTGCCTCGTATCGTGACATCGATGCGCTCGCGGAGTGGATCGGCACGCAGGTAACGCAAACAGTGAATGCAAAGTCGGTCGAAATTAAACCAGCTCTGACACCTGACCTGTTCTTCCCCTTTGCTGCGCCACCTGTTTATGGAACCATGGACGGTGCCGGAGCCGAAACAGAAATTCATGCACGAGTGATGCTGTGGGGCGTGGAGCGTTTGCTCACCCGTCTGGCTGTCCTCGGTGAACAATGGGACACCGAACATCGTATGCACGTGGTGCTTCCAGGCTCACCCAATCGCGGTCTCTTCGGCGGTGACGGCGGCTACGGAGAGGTCAAGGCTGCATTCGATGCGATTTTGAATAAGTGGCGAGTTGAGCCGTGGGGTAAGCGCACCACGGTGGCTCGCGCTCGAATCGGATGGGTTCGAGGAACCGGATTGATGGGGGGAAATGACCCGCTAGTGACGTACGTGGAGAGCCAAGGGGTGACGACGTACTCAACCGACGAAATGGCCGACAAGATCATCACTCTCGCTGGTCGTGAGGCTCGCGAGGACGCTTTGGACGCGCCGCTCGACGTCGATTTCACGGGCGGTCTGGGCAACATCGACTTTGCCGCCCTTCTCCAGCAAAGTCGCAACGGAGCAACCCAGACGACTCCACAGACCACGACTACGCTCAAGGCACTGCCTCATGCAACGTCGGTTTCCCTTCCCACTTCCCGCGAGGGCGACTGGGATTCGGTGACTGCCCGCCCACAGGACACCATCGTCATTGTTGGCTACGGTGAGGTGGGGCCGTGGGGAAGTTCGCGCACACGCTTCGCCGCTGAGCTCGGTGTTCAAGCCGACGGTTCCTTCGAACTCACTGCAGCAGGTGTTCTTGAACTTGCCTGGGGAATGGGCCTACTGACCTGGCATGACACACCGAAGGCAGGCTGGTATAACACCGACGATGAGCTTGTGGACGAAGCCGATATTTACGAACGCTACGTCGATGAAGTGGTGGCACGCTGTGGGATCCGTGAGTTGACTGATCGCGACACGATAGCCGATCAGGGCGTGAACGATGCCGCTACCGTCTTCCTCGACCGACCGGTGACGTTCTCCGTTGCCGACGAGGACGAGGCCAACGCCTACGTTGCTGCGGATCCACAATTCACGACCGCTGCGCGCGTGGACGGTGAGTGGCAGGTGACCCGTGCGAAGGGTGCGACTGCACTCGTTCCAAAGCGCACCACGATCAGCCGCTACGTCGCTGGACAGATGCCTGCCGGTTTCGATCCGCAGCGCTGGGGCATCCCGGCGTCGATGCTTGAAAATGCCGATCTCATGGCATCGTGGAATCTTGTGACAGCGGTGGATGCTTTCTTGTCATCAGGGTTTACGCCAGCACAACTGCTGGCAGCGATCCACCCCACACAGATTGCATCAACTCAGGGCACCGGTTTTGGTGGCATGGAATCGATGCGCAAGCTCTTCCTCGAACGTTTCCGCGGAGAAAATATCCCCCAAGATACGCTCCAGGAGACCTTAGCCAATGTCATCGCTGCTCATACGATGCAGGCCTATGTCGGAGGCTACGGATCGATGGTTCAACCGGTCTCAGCATGTGCAACTGCTGCGGTCTCCATTGAAGAGGGCGTGGACAAGATCCGTCTGGGTAAGGCGACCTTTGCCGTGACAGGTGCAATCGATGCTCTCAGTGCCGAGTCGCTCGAAGGCTTTGGGCTGATGAACGCCACCGCGTCGTCGGCTGTGATGGAAGAAAAGGGAATTAACCACCGCTTCTTCTCACGCGCAGGCGATCTTCGCCGAGGCGGATTCGTCGAAGCTGAAGGTGGCGGCACCGTGCTGATAGCTCGCGGTGATCTCGCTCTTGAACTCGGGTTACCGGTGTACGCGGTGGTTGGGTACGTGCAGAGCTTTGCCGATGGCGCTCACACCTCGATCCCGGCACCAGGACTCGGAGCGCTCGGCGCAGGTTTGGGAGGCACGGAGTCGTCGTTGATGCGTCAGTTGCGCCCTCTGGGAGTTGAAGCTGACGATCTCGCTGTCGTATCTAAGCACGATACATCGACGAATGCGAACGATCCGAACGAGGCAGAGCTTCATGTTCGCTTGGCGAAAGCAATTGGCCGACATGAGGGAAATCCGCTGTATGTGATTTCGCAGAAGACCTTGACCGGCCATGCAAAGGGTGGAGCAGCGCTCTTCCAGATTGCGGGCTTGACACAGGTTTTTGCCACGGGAATCATCCCAGCCAACCGTGCGCTGGATAATCTCGATCCGGTGTTCGAAGATGACGACTACCTCGTCTGGCTGCGCGATCCGCTAGCACTTGGCAAGCGCCAAACGATTAAAGCAGCTTTGGCCACCTCTCTCGGCTTTGGGCATGTGTCGTCGGTTGTGGCGCTTGTTCATCCGGGTGCATTTGAGGCAGCCGTGGCCCATGAGCACGGTCACGAGGTGCTGGCGATCTGGCGTGAACGCTCGCTTGCTCGCCGTCGTGCTGGTCATGAGCGAATAGAGGCAGCGATGATGGGACACGCACCCTTCTTCGAAGAGATCGAAGATCGACGCTTCGCCTCCAATGCCCATGAAACTGAGGCGCGAATGCTTCTCGACCCATCAGCCCGACTAGGGGAGAACGGCTATTATGCCTGA
- a CDS encoding holo-ACP synthase AcpS, with the protein MPEISGVGIDLVHIPAFIAQMDEPGTQLARVFHPRELRIAAQRRQVTGRPAAYHLAGRWAAKEAFIKAWSEENFCHPPLIPDPIDWSQVWVDADAWNRPRLVLDGELARAVGNVVAHVSISHDGDYATAIVTLERKN; encoded by the coding sequence ATGCCTGAGATCTCAGGTGTTGGGATCGATCTCGTTCACATTCCCGCATTCATCGCCCAGATGGATGAGCCGGGAACGCAGCTCGCGCGCGTGTTCCACCCGCGCGAGCTGCGCATTGCGGCCCAACGTCGCCAGGTCACAGGACGCCCAGCGGCCTACCACCTGGCCGGACGTTGGGCCGCAAAAGAGGCGTTTATCAAGGCGTGGTCAGAGGAAAACTTTTGCCACCCCCCTCTTATCCCCGATCCGATCGATTGGTCACAGGTGTGGGTCGATGCCGATGCATGGAACCGCCCCCGGCTCGTCCTTGACGGTGAACTTGCGCGAGCTGTCGGCAACGTCGTCGCCCACGTCTCGATTAGTCATGACGGAGATTACGCCACTGCCATCGTCACCCTAGAGAGGAAAAACTGA
- a CDS encoding acyl-CoA carboxylase subunit beta, with product MSTQPFLNEKISIDTSDRVADRAKFVAQLQVLVDAAEEKAVARQHPKGKGTARERIAALVDSGSFVETGQFMGGNVAEGFSGAAVITGLARINGRQVAVYAQDFSVHGGTLGEAEGDKIIAIMKSALSLRIPVIGMLDSGGARIQDGVVALGQYGRIFKLSVEASGVIPQISLILGPCAGGAVYSPALTDFIVMTKANSHMFVTGPDVVRATTGEEVSFADLGGAEVHNHRSGVAHYLADDEADAIDFTRALLSYLPSHSGQPAPRYDYVSEDVSAEVADLVPASSKQPYDMSEVIAQLADYGEFLQVHEGFARSILTGFGAFEGQAVGIVANQPMVDAGTLDVDASEKAARFVQFCDAFNIPVVTLVDVPGYRPGTEQEQAGIIRRGAKLIWSYASATVPLVTVVLRKAYGGAEIVMGSKSLGGDMVYAWPSAEIAVLGADGAVSILHRRELAAARENGNEAQVRASLMAQYTEKNVNPLLSVARGEIDAIIDPDQTRATIVASLAALATKKTAPAHERKHGNMPM from the coding sequence ATGAGTACCCAGCCATTTTTGAATGAAAAAATTTCCATCGATACCTCTGACCGCGTTGCTGACCGCGCAAAATTCGTGGCCCAACTTCAAGTACTTGTTGATGCGGCAGAAGAGAAGGCCGTGGCTCGCCAGCACCCCAAAGGCAAAGGCACTGCTCGCGAGCGCATTGCGGCGTTGGTTGATTCGGGATCATTTGTCGAGACCGGTCAATTCATGGGCGGCAATGTTGCCGAAGGCTTTTCAGGGGCAGCGGTTATCACTGGTCTTGCTCGGATCAACGGACGCCAGGTAGCCGTGTATGCGCAAGACTTTTCCGTGCATGGAGGGACGCTCGGTGAAGCCGAAGGCGACAAAATTATTGCCATTATGAAATCGGCGCTTTCGCTGCGTATCCCTGTGATTGGGATGCTTGATTCAGGTGGCGCACGTATTCAAGATGGCGTGGTAGCGCTAGGACAGTACGGGAGGATTTTCAAACTCTCAGTTGAAGCATCTGGAGTGATCCCACAGATTTCGCTGATTCTCGGTCCTTGCGCTGGGGGAGCGGTCTACTCGCCAGCTCTGACGGATTTCATTGTCATGACGAAGGCGAATTCGCATATGTTCGTTACCGGTCCTGATGTCGTGCGCGCTACTACGGGCGAGGAAGTCAGTTTTGCCGATCTTGGCGGCGCTGAGGTTCACAATCACCGCTCCGGCGTGGCTCATTACCTTGCCGACGACGAAGCTGACGCGATCGATTTTACACGCGCTCTGTTGTCCTACCTTCCGTCGCATTCGGGTCAACCGGCTCCGCGTTACGACTATGTTTCGGAGGATGTCTCCGCTGAAGTCGCCGATCTTGTGCCGGCGTCGTCGAAGCAGCCATACGATATGAGTGAAGTGATTGCTCAGCTGGCCGATTATGGCGAGTTTTTGCAGGTTCACGAAGGGTTTGCTCGTTCGATTTTGACTGGCTTTGGAGCGTTTGAAGGACAAGCTGTCGGCATCGTTGCCAACCAACCCATGGTTGATGCTGGCACACTCGATGTTGATGCCTCAGAAAAAGCAGCCCGTTTCGTCCAGTTTTGCGATGCGTTCAATATTCCCGTGGTGACACTCGTTGACGTGCCAGGATATCGACCAGGAACCGAGCAAGAGCAGGCCGGGATCATTCGACGTGGTGCGAAACTCATCTGGTCTTACGCCTCAGCGACGGTTCCGCTCGTCACCGTCGTCCTACGCAAAGCCTATGGCGGCGCAGAGATCGTGATGGGCTCCAAATCTCTCGGCGGCGACATGGTCTATGCGTGGCCGAGTGCCGAAATCGCTGTGCTTGGAGCTGACGGTGCTGTGTCGATTCTTCACCGACGGGAGCTTGCCGCCGCGCGCGAAAACGGCAATGAAGCTCAGGTGCGAGCCTCCCTGATGGCTCAGTACACGGAAAAGAACGTTAACCCCCTGTTGTCGGTGGCACGCGGAGAAATTGACGCAATCATCGACCCTGACCAAACTCGCGCCACCATCGTGGCCTCTCTGGCAGCTCTTGCCACAAAGAAAACGGCCCCCGCTCATGAACGCAAGCATGGCAACATGCCGATGTGA